The following coding sequences lie in one Fusarium poae strain DAOMC 252244 chromosome 1, whole genome shotgun sequence genomic window:
- a CDS encoding hypothetical protein (BUSCO:9966at5125), with the protein MDRPPQVLDHYIGVDVGTGSARACIIDETGDIKALASENIKLWQPETGYYEQSTTDIWQCICECVRRVVSESTVNPSSIKGIGFDATCSLAVFTHDTDEPLPVTGPDFTNDGNDRNVILWLDHRPVEETEKINNTNHKLLKYVGGKMSIEMEMPKVLWLKNHMPPEVFERAKFYDLADALTHLATGNETRSYCSVVCKQGYVPVGVDGSVKGWQEDFYHDIGLGDLTKDDFKQMGGVNGVNGTYVSAGEPVGTLSRLAANQLGLPMGIPVGSGVIDAYAGWIGTVGAKVDLGDDELNAAVPHNDLAQAFTRLAAVAGTSTCHLALSKEPVFVPGVWGPYRDVLLPEFWMAEGGQSATGELLRHMLDIHPAYNETCALAKAEDKHIYDFLNTHLELMKEKHDAPSISYLGRHHFFYGDLWGNRSPIADPNMKGSMVGLDSDKSTDNMALWYYATMEFIAMQTRQIIEQMNNSGHEISSIFMSGSQCQNPVLMNLLATACGMPVLIPRYVNAAVVHGAAMLGAKAASHSKEDGSEPESLWSIMDRMSKRGRLVDPSTDEDEKTLLDAKYEIFLDMCKTQQEYRSKIDKATASKKARMNGTANGTVNGA; encoded by the exons ATGGATAGACCTCCTCAAGTTTTG GATCACTACATCGGTGTCGATGTGGGTACCGGCTCTGCTCGCGCCTGTATCATTGATGAGACTGGTGATATCAAGGCTCTGGCTTCTGAGAACATCAAACTATGGCAGCCTGAAACTGGCTACTAT GAACAATCCACTACAGATATCTGGCAATGCATCTGCGAGTGTGTCCGTCGTGTTGTCAGCGAGTCTACAGTCAACCCCTCCAGCATCAAGGGCATTGGCTTCGACGCTACATGCTCTCTTGCCGTCTTCACTCACGACACCGACGAGCCACTCCCTGTCACAGGCCCTGACTTTACAAACGATGGCAATGACCGCAACGTCATCTTGTGGCTCGACCACCGACCGGTCGAAGAGACCGAAAAGATAAACAACACCAACCACAAGCTCCTCAAGTACGTTGGTGGAAAGATGAGCATCGAGATGGAGATGCCCAAGGTCCTCTGGCTCAAGAACCATATGCCTCCGGAAGTGTTTGAGCGTGCCAAGTTCTACGATCTTGCAGATGCTCTTACCCACTTGGCTACTGGCAACGAGACTCGCAGCTATTGCAGTGTCGTTTGCAAGCAAGGCTATGTTCCTGTTGGCGTCGACGGCAGCGTCAAGGGTTGGCAAGAGGATTTTTACCATGATATTGGTCTCGGCGACCTTACCAAGGATGATTTCAAGCAGATGGGTGGTGTTAACGGGGTG AACGGTACCTATGTCAGTGCTGGCGAGCCTGTGGGCACCTTGAGTCGACTGGCAGCCAACCAACTCGGCCTCCCAATGGGCATCCCTGTGGGAAGCGGTGTCATTGACGCATATGCGGGCTGGATTGGAACCGTGGGCGCTAAGGTCGACCTTGGCGACGATGAACTCAACGCAGCTGTGCCGCATAATGATCTCGCCCAAGCCTTTACTCGTCTGGCTGCCGTCGCAGGAACCTCAACATGCCACTTGGCTCTCTCCAAGGAACCTGTGTTTGTTCCTGGTGTTTGGGGCCCTTACCGTGATGTTCTTCTTCCCGAGTTCTGGATGGCTGAAGGTGGCCAGTCTGCAACTGGGGAGCTTCTACGACACATGCTTGACATTCACCCTGCTTATAACGAAACCTGTGCCTTGGCCAAGGCTGAGGACAAGCACATCTATGACTTCCTCAACACTCACCTTGAACTCATGAAGGAAAAGCACGACGCCCCCTCAATTTCCTACTTGGGACGCCATCACTTCTTCTATGGTGATCTGTGGGGTAACCGCTCGCCCATTGCCGATCCCAACATGAAGGGTAGCATGGTCGGGTTAGACAGCGACAAGAGCACCGACAACATGGCTCTGTGGTACTATGCCACCATGGAGTTTATCGCTATGCAGACTCGCCAGATCATCGAGCAGATGAACAACTCTGGCCATGAGATTTCGTCGATCTTCATGTCTGGTTCTCAGTGCCAAAACCCTGTCCTCATGAATCTTTTGGCTACTGCCTGTGGCATGCCTGTCCTGATCCCACGATACGTCAACGCAGCTGTCGTTCACGGCGCTGCCATGCTCGGCGCAAAGGCAGCAAGCCATAGCAAGGAGGATGGCAGTGAGCCCGAGTCTCTCTGGAGCATCATGGATCGCATGAGTAAGCGAGGTCGACTAGTCGATCCCAGtactgacgaggatgagaagaCGCTGCTAGATGCCAAGTATGAAATCTTCTTGGACATGTGCAAGACTCAGCAGGAGTATCGAAGTAAGATCGATAAGGCCACGGCTTCCAAAAAGGCTCGAATGAATGGCACTGCCAATGGCACTGTTAACGGAGCATAA